TTATCTTGCCATGCAAAAGAAGCTGGGCAAATTTTACTTCAAGGGCTTTTTTTCGAAGCTGGATAAACTCGACAAGGGCAAACGTTTTTTGGAGGTCGGCCCCGGACCTGGCTATCAAAGCGCTCTGGTCGCGGAAAAATACCGGCCTGATGAAATCATTGGCCTTGAATATTCAGAGGACATGATACGCGTTGCCGAGAGCTATGTTCAGGAGAATAAGCTGGGCGAAGTGGTGAAATTTAAAAATGGCCCGGTCGAGGATCGGGAACGCATAGCAGGGTTGGGAAAATTCGATTTCGTCTACTCGACATTTTCCCTGCATCACTGGACGGATCCTGTCGCGGGTATCAAAAACCTTTATGACGCTTTGAACCCAGGCGGAACCTTTTTTATTTACGACTTTTTCAGAGGCGGTTTGTTCTATTACCTGAAGATCAAAAGAGGTATCTGGGAGTCCATAAGGGCCGCGTATACCCCTGATGAAATCAAACAAATGATGGCCGGTCTTGGAATCGATACCTACCGTATTGATATGAAATATCCGTATATGGCGATAACCATCCAAAAATAACCAGTAATTTCCGGCTAAGTACTTGCATTAACGGTATGTAATTCTTGCTCTTTAAAATTTGAATCAGGGGGTTTGCCAAAAACACCAGCGCGTAATTCATTCCGGATTTTTATGCGCAGTTGGCGGACTCTCTTGATGGAAACGCGCTCGTTAAATTGGCGATGGCAATAGATTGCCAGCAACAAATAGGTGATCAGACCTGCCAGAATTTGCACCATCAAGCCATGCTCGCTCCTGGCGATGAGATGATACACTTTAAGGTGCCGTTTCCACCAAGCGAAAAAATTTTCGATATCCCATCGGAGCTTATAGGCAGTGGCGATTTGCTCGGCAGTTAAATCAAAACGATTCGTAGCGATCCAGTATTTAACGCGATCCACCTCGTAACCCACCAAACGAAGTGGGGTTTGTGTTTGATTGACTTCCGTGGTGCCCAGAACAACGATGGCATCAAAAAAAACGATACTATCAGAGGCAATGGGGTTTTGTTTAATGATCGTTTTCTTGGTGCTGGCTTTAATCCGGCACATAAACAGCTTTCCATCATTCTGCCATTGGTCAAAGCGTTGATGGCTTTGATAACCCCGGTCCATCACACCGGTTTGACCGTCAGACAGGATCAAGCTGACGAAAGGTCTTTCAGCCCCGTTACCATCGGTAAGATAAAGCTTTCTTGGAATCGCCCGGTTCAGATCAAAACCGACGTGGACCTTCGCCTTCTTGGATTTTTTACGGTAGTCGGCCCAATGCATGGATAAGGTTGCATCGATGAGGGAACCGTCGATCCCCACCAGATCACCGAGTTCGGGATGTTGCTTGGGTAAAATCGAAGATGCCTGAGCTTGTAAGTTCTGATAGACATACATGAACTGTTCAAGTCCCCGGCTGTTGGTGGCCTCTGAGAAGCTGCTCTTTTTGATTCCGTTTTCTGGTGCGATGGCACTTTTGGCAAAATCATCTTCTTCAAGCACTTGCAGCAGGTGTTGAGCAGAATGGTGTTCTTCAAGATGAAAGTAAACCAGCGCGCGCAGATGTTCCTCAAAAGTCATCTGCAATGGTCGGTTTCCTTTGGAATCAAGAGCTGGCATCCGTGATGTTGCCTCAGTCGCTGGTTGAAAAAAAGAGAAAAACTCCAGGGCATTGAGCTTTTGGAAAGGGTCGAATGTGCGTGGCATGTATAACCTCTTGATATAATAGGGTATACAAAACGCCGCCCATATTGACGACCCAATGTCAAGCAAAAATATCGTTTAACCTGCTGATTTTAAATTATTTTTATGCAATTCCCTAACCGGATTTTACTGAAAAATAACAGCCGACATGAATTTTTTTAAAAAGGGCCGAGGCTGAACCTATCTTCGAAAATACAAATTCGCATCGAAATCATATGACGAACCTTGCCGAAACAACCTAAGCGTCGAGATCGAAACCGCTTAAGTATTCATCCAGGGCCGCCTTGGATTCCCCGTCAAGGTACGGGCAGTCATCCGAGCCTTTGGCGCCCTCGGCCAGCCTGAGGGCAAATACCATGCAGGTCGGTTGGCGGCATTCGCGGCAGTTGGTGCGGGGCAGATGTTTTAAAATTTCCACCACCCGAGGGCGATCAAGGCCTTTATAGCGAGGCGTGATCGTTTCCCGGTTTTGCCAGGCGTCGTTGATTTCCCGGCGGATCCATTCGATTATTTTTTCGGCCTGCTCTCGGTCCTGCACCGCGTTGACCGTGATCCGATCGGACCGCACCGAAATCAGGCGCCCTTGGGTGCGAAATGTAGCGGCGGGTGGATCTTTTATATATTCGATGGCGCCCAGCACCGCATTCAAGTACGGCAGGGCACAGCCCACGTCCTGATCCAGCCGGGCAATGCCGTTGACGCTCATGGCGCCGGGCATGCAGTGATTGTTGACGATTTCCAGACGAAAGGTCTTGAGCAGCATTTTTTACTTTCTCGGGCGAAGCAAGGTCGATGTGTTATGCTTCACTTTAAACAAAACCAAAGGTATTTTCCACCCCAGGCTACACGATTTTTAGCCGAATAAAAATTTGTCACCGGTGCGGACTTAATCACCTTGCTGACCGTAGAAAAGAATTGACAATCGGTCCGATGAACGGTAGGTAACCGCCTTAATTAGAGGCATCTAACATGACTACAAGCACCTTACGACCTGCGGCCGACTACTGGCGCGCATGGCAGTGAAGGCGCGAGCGGATTCCCGTTGGGAAGATCCCTTGCGCCTTTTTTGTTGGTTTGAATCGAACAGGAGAAGCATGAAACCGTCCCACATCATTGAAACCCTGAAAACATTGATCGAGATCCGCCAGCCGGTGTTCGTCTGGGGCGCACCCGGCGTGGGCAAAAGCCAGGTGATCGCCCAGGTAGCACGCCAGGAGGCGCTCGAACTGGTGGACGTCCGCGCCGTGTTGCTCGATCCCGTGGACCTGCGGGGGCTGCCCCGCATCGATGACAACAACCGGGCCTGCTGGTGCCCGCCCGAGTTTCTGCCGACAGGCGGCAAAGGGATTCTTTTTCTGGATGAACTGAACGCCGCGCCGCCGCTGGTGCAGGCGGCCTGCTACCAACTGGTCCTGGACCGGCAGTTGGGCGAATACCGGCTTCCCGACGGCTGGAGCATTGTCGCCGCGGGAAACCGGGAAACCGACCGGGCCGTCACCCACCGCATGCCCTCGGCCCTTGCCAATCGTTTCGTGCATCTCAACTTCAAGGTGGACGATACCGAATGGCTGGCCTGGGCCCAAGATGTCGGGATCGCCGCCGAGGTGAGCGCCTTTATCCGTTTTCGCCCCAACCTGCTGCACGCCTTCGATCCCCAAAAGGACGACAAGGCTTTCCCCACGCCCCGATCCTGGGAATTTGTCTCCCGCATCATGAACCGGCAGGCAAAAGTCATTCCCGACCTGGAACTGATCGCCGGTGTGGTCGGCGAGGGGGCGGCGGCCGAATTTTGCGGTTTTTTGCGTATCTACCACGATCTTCCCGATCCGCAAGTACTCATCGACAACCCGGAAACGGCCGAGGTGCCCGAGGACCCGGCCACCTTGTACGCGGTCTGCGAATTATTGGCCGAAAA
This window of the uncultured Desulfosarcina sp. genome carries:
- a CDS encoding class I SAM-dependent methyltransferase; this translates as MPKRIPHTDFEVITGTKTTRDYLAMQKKLGKFYFKGFFSKLDKLDKGKRFLEVGPGPGYQSALVAEKYRPDEIIGLEYSEDMIRVAESYVQENKLGEVVKFKNGPVEDRERIAGLGKFDFVYSTFSLHHWTDPVAGIKNLYDALNPGGTFFIYDFFRGGLFYYLKIKRGIWESIRAAYTPDEIKQMMAGLGIDTYRIDMKYPYMAITIQK
- a CDS encoding (Fe-S)-binding protein, translated to MLLKTFRLEIVNNHCMPGAMSVNGIARLDQDVGCALPYLNAVLGAIEYIKDPPAATFRTQGRLISVRSDRITVNAVQDREQAEKIIEWIRREINDAWQNRETITPRYKGLDRPRVVEILKHLPRTNCRECRQPTCMVFALRLAEGAKGSDDCPYLDGESKAALDEYLSGFDLDA
- a CDS encoding MoxR family ATPase; this encodes MKPSHIIETLKTLIEIRQPVFVWGAPGVGKSQVIAQVARQEALELVDVRAVLLDPVDLRGLPRIDDNNRACWCPPEFLPTGGKGILFLDELNAAPPLVQAACYQLVLDRQLGEYRLPDGWSIVAAGNRETDRAVTHRMPSALANRFVHLNFKVDDTEWLAWAQDVGIAAEVSAFIRFRPNLLHAFDPQKDDKAFPTPRSWEFVSRIMNRQAKVIPDLELIAGVVGEGAAAEFCGFLRIYHDLPDPQVLIDNPETAEVPEDPATLYAVCELLAEKTDSENLHGIMTYARRLPPEFSVLLVRDAARANSAIIDTPDFNDWAIAHADVLI